One region of Chitinispirillales bacterium ANBcel5 genomic DNA includes:
- a CDS encoding methyl-accepting chemotaxis protein — translation MFNNLSLKLKLILFTGTLLLIMGVTLSFVAYRAAERAGEEIAEEVFEEKLYGDINAVRRYVESFYGSISLQEGKLVDKSGLPIENRHEMVDAVLKELGVVATIFVRDGQDFRRISTNIENEDGTRAVGTMLGTQSDAYQPVTQQQQYIGEARILGLPYLCAYDPIINDDDEVIGIIFVGVDKTEAEYLRSDELRTLMFQIAGAFFFVFIAALFVLFVIIKKITAPIVETTEMLKDIAQGEGDLTKRLKITTQDEIGELSKWFNVFVEKIQNIIKEVNSDTTALSAASEELSSSSTQIAANAEEMTAQSTTAASASEQATSNINTISAATEQISGSISTVATSIEEMNASLNEVSRNCQKESEIALNATEEAKKSKEIMVRLGTAAKSVDKIVEVINDIADQTNLLALNATIEAASAGDAGKGFAVVANEVKELAKQTANATKEISTQVEQMQTNTESAVAAIDSIAEVINEVNQISQTIVSAVEEQTATISEISSSVNGVNTGAQDVAKNVNESAQGLTEVAKNISGVNTAAQDTAQGINQVKESTSQLAELASKLETIVRQFKI, via the coding sequence GTTCGAAGGTATGTAGAATCATTCTATGGTTCCATTAGTTTGCAAGAGGGGAAATTGGTGGATAAATCTGGTTTACCCATTGAAAACAGACACGAAATGGTAGATGCAGTACTAAAAGAATTAGGAGTAGTAGCCACTATTTTTGTTCGTGATGGTCAGGATTTCAGAAGAATTTCTACCAATATTGAAAATGAAGATGGAACCAGAGCTGTGGGAACAATGCTTGGAACTCAGAGTGACGCTTATCAACCAGTTACGCAGCAGCAGCAATATATTGGGGAAGCAAGAATTCTTGGTTTACCATATCTATGTGCTTACGATCCAATAATAAACGATGACGATGAAGTCATTGGAATCATCTTTGTAGGTGTAGACAAAACAGAGGCTGAGTATCTTAGGTCAGACGAGTTGAGGACTCTGATGTTTCAAATAGCAGGAGCCTTTTTCTTTGTATTTATTGCTGCGTTGTTTGTACTGTTTGTTATTATAAAAAAAATAACCGCGCCCATTGTCGAAACAACAGAGATGTTAAAAGATATCGCACAAGGCGAAGGAGATCTCACTAAGCGTCTTAAAATAACAACTCAGGATGAAATAGGTGAGCTTTCAAAGTGGTTTAATGTTTTTGTGGAAAAGATACAGAATATAATAAAAGAGGTTAATTCCGACACTACTGCCCTTTCTGCTGCTTCAGAAGAGCTATCGTCTTCATCAACTCAGATAGCGGCTAATGCTGAAGAAATGACAGCGCAATCAACAACCGCCGCTTCAGCTTCTGAACAGGCAACCTCAAATATCAATACCATCTCTGCCGCTACCGAACAAATTTCCGGATCCATCTCAACTGTAGCCACCTCTATTGAAGAGATGAACGCATCTTTGAATGAAGTTTCCAGAAATTGCCAAAAGGAATCTGAGATAGCACTAAACGCGACAGAGGAGGCAAAGAAGAGTAAAGAGATCATGGTTCGACTTGGGACAGCTGCTAAGTCTGTGGATAAAATAGTTGAAGTAATTAACGATATAGCAGATCAGACCAATTTGCTGGCGCTAAACGCAACCATTGAAGCAGCATCAGCCGGAGATGCTGGTAAGGGGTTTGCTGTTGTGGCAAACGAGGTTAAAGAGCTTGCGAAGCAGACCGCCAACGCAACCAAAGAGATCAGTACCCAGGTAGAGCAGATGCAAACCAATACAGAATCGGCTGTCGCAGCCATAGATTCCATTGCTGAGGTCATTAATGAAGTAAACCAAATTTCTCAGACGATTGTAAGTGCTGTGGAGGAACAGACTGCCACTATATCTGAAATATCAAGTAGTGTGAATGGTGTTAACACCGGGGCTCAGGATGTGGCTAAGAATGTAAATGAATCAGCGCAAGGCCTTACCGAAGTTGCTAAAAATATCAGTGGAGTGAATACTGCCGCTCAGGATACTGCTCAGGGTATCAATCAGGTAAAAGAGAGTACATCTCAACTGGCTGAGCTCGCTTCAAAACTGGAAACTATAGTAAGGCAGTTTAAGATATAA
- a CDS encoding aminoacyl-histidine dipeptidase: MNLQQLQPTSLWKHFENLCTIPHTSKNEQGVGEYVKSVADSLGLEYKTDSAGNIVVLKPASATMDHLPIVTLQGHLDMVPQKESGSTHDFHKDPIKPYVDGQWVKARGTTLGADNGIGVACALALLEDKEIKHGPLEALFTVDEEDGMTGAQNIEPNFLSGDILINLDSERDGELCIGCAGGIDGRVTMELTTLSPKITGSSALNIVVTGLKGGHSGLDIDLGRGNAIKILGRLLYNADEAIGIEIADFEGGTVRNAIPREAHSTIVVEEQNREALKSYCAKFETQVRYELQNTDPGVEIVVKDCDSLPIEVFSKDLKERYIRVLYASPAGVYKDRGLEGDAVLTSGNLGVVEINDSTITMLFLLRSSIDSSRDDICATLKSVSDLAGAAIEFSGSYPGWQPQPESKIVRTMQKTYSSLFSKEARLAVVHAGLECGIIKSKYPSMEMVSCGPDIRNAHSPDESVNIVSVERFWNLLTKTLSSIE; this comes from the coding sequence ATGAATTTACAGCAGCTTCAACCAACATCATTGTGGAAACATTTTGAAAACCTGTGTACCATTCCACACACTTCAAAAAATGAGCAAGGGGTTGGGGAATACGTCAAAAGTGTCGCCGATTCCCTTGGGCTTGAGTATAAAACTGACTCTGCGGGCAATATAGTTGTTCTAAAACCCGCGTCAGCTACTATGGATCATTTGCCGATTGTTACACTACAGGGGCACCTGGATATGGTACCCCAAAAAGAAAGCGGCAGCACTCATGATTTCCACAAGGATCCCATAAAGCCCTATGTAGATGGACAATGGGTGAAAGCAAGGGGAACAACACTTGGGGCAGATAATGGGATAGGCGTAGCCTGTGCACTCGCGCTACTTGAAGACAAAGAGATAAAACACGGTCCTCTCGAGGCTTTATTTACGGTAGATGAAGAAGACGGGATGACAGGTGCGCAAAATATCGAACCGAATTTCCTCAGCGGTGATATACTCATCAACCTCGACTCAGAAAGGGATGGCGAGCTATGCATAGGGTGTGCTGGTGGGATTGATGGCAGGGTAACCATGGAGCTTACCACACTTTCACCCAAAATCACCGGGTCTTCAGCGCTAAACATAGTTGTAACAGGACTCAAGGGTGGGCATTCGGGTCTGGATATTGATCTTGGAAGAGGTAATGCCATTAAAATTCTGGGCCGTTTGCTTTATAATGCAGATGAAGCCATTGGTATCGAAATTGCCGATTTCGAAGGGGGAACAGTTCGTAACGCTATACCACGAGAGGCACATTCTACTATTGTTGTAGAGGAGCAAAACAGAGAAGCATTAAAAAGTTACTGTGCAAAGTTTGAAACACAGGTTCGATACGAACTTCAAAATACCGATCCCGGAGTCGAAATAGTAGTTAAAGATTGCGACTCCTTACCTATAGAGGTGTTTTCAAAAGACCTTAAAGAGCGCTATATCAGAGTGCTCTACGCTTCACCGGCGGGTGTTTATAAAGATCGTGGTTTAGAGGGAGACGCGGTTCTTACTTCCGGTAACCTTGGGGTTGTTGAGATAAATGACAGTACTATTACTATGCTATTTCTTCTTCGCAGCTCAATAGATAGCTCAAGAGATGATATTTGTGCAACGTTAAAGAGCGTGTCTGATCTTGCGGGTGCTGCAATTGAATTTTCCGGGTCCTACCCGGGCTGGCAACCACAGCCAGAATCTAAAATTGTTAGAACTATGCAGAAAACCTATAGCTCTCTTTTCTCGAAGGAGGCCCGGTTAGCGGTGGTCCATGCAGGTCTTGAGTGCGGTATCATAAAATCAAAATATCCGTCTATGGAGATGGTTTCATGCGGTCCGGATATACGCAACGCGCATTCACCCGATGAATCGGTTAATATCGTTTCTGTAGAACGATTTTGGAATTTACTGACAAAAACGCTTTCTTCAATTGAGTAG
- the aroB gene encoding 3-dehydroquinate synthase, whose amino-acid sequence MELSVSLGNRSYPVILGRENSHELPEYLLRNFSNRKSLVVTNTTLAELYNDLIEGWKEQLGCSVHIMPDGEKYKTIDTWSGILDTLITKRFDRSGYIIALGGGVVGDVAGFAAAAFMRGIDFVQVPTTLLAMVDSSVGGKTAVDHPSGKNLIGAFHQPRIVWIDTSFLTTLSKKEYVAGYAELFKYAFIGGANMFSFIKANKEKLLNAEPQTLSEGIRRSIEIKGGIVEQDETESGVRALLNFGHTFAHALEQFYGFEGLIHGEAVLWGIKCAVDLGTRKKSIRESDAKHYDCILSDLPMPALPYAADVDAIYNAMLSDKKIFRGNIRFILPSSPGESIIAKDVDETIVKDTLKSVLSV is encoded by the coding sequence ATGGAACTATCAGTTAGTTTAGGAAACAGATCATATCCCGTTATTCTGGGAAGAGAAAACTCACACGAGCTCCCGGAGTATCTATTACGGAATTTCTCCAACAGAAAGAGCCTTGTTGTTACCAACACAACACTCGCAGAACTTTACAACGATCTGATTGAGGGATGGAAAGAACAATTGGGCTGCTCTGTTCATATTATGCCGGATGGAGAAAAGTATAAAACGATTGATACCTGGAGTGGCATACTCGACACACTGATTACCAAACGTTTTGATCGCTCAGGGTATATTATCGCTCTTGGCGGTGGAGTTGTCGGAGATGTGGCCGGTTTTGCCGCCGCCGCGTTTATGAGAGGCATCGATTTTGTACAGGTTCCCACTACTCTACTTGCCATGGTCGATTCGAGTGTGGGAGGCAAAACCGCAGTAGACCACCCTTCGGGTAAAAATCTTATAGGAGCGTTTCATCAACCCCGCATTGTATGGATTGACACCTCTTTTCTTACTACACTATCAAAAAAAGAGTATGTCGCTGGGTATGCAGAACTGTTTAAATACGCCTTTATTGGTGGCGCCAATATGTTTAGCTTTATAAAAGCTAACAAGGAAAAGCTTTTAAATGCTGAGCCTCAAACACTTTCAGAAGGAATCAGGCGCAGTATAGAGATAAAGGGAGGTATTGTTGAACAGGACGAAACAGAATCGGGTGTACGGGCACTTCTTAACTTTGGCCATACATTTGCGCATGCTCTCGAACAGTTTTATGGATTTGAAGGTCTGATTCATGGAGAAGCTGTACTATGGGGGATAAAGTGTGCTGTTGATCTGGGTACAAGAAAGAAGAGTATCAGAGAATCAGATGCCAAACACTATGATTGCATCCTTTCGGATCTACCCATGCCAGCTCTTCCATATGCAGCAGATGTAGATGCTATCTACAATGCTATGCTCTCTGATAAAAAAATATTCAGGGGAAACATTCGTTTTATCCTTCCTTCAAGCCCGGGTGAATCGATTATTGCTAAAGATGTCGATGAGACGATAGTAAAAGACACCCTGAAAAGTGTTTTGAGTGTTTAA
- the aroA gene encoding 3-phosphoshikimate 1-carboxyvinyltransferase, whose product MKWIVRPSKLNGTLEVPPSKSHTIRALLISALANGTSTIRKPLLTGDGGSAVKAARALGAYVESKDSQLTVDGIAGDFNGGDELFDMGNSGTGTTLFASAAALGHKLRRFDGDNSLRSRPIKPLLESLANLGASYTIESENQELPFTIQGPLKGGKTVVDGISSQFVSSLLLACPLIKNNTHLTVSNIHEQPYIEITLWWLRKLGIEFEHSQNLTSFIITGGQQYEPVDITVPADFSSATFAAVAGVVTNGELKLTGLDFSDPQGDKDVFKVLTEMGADVRIEQQVAVSNSRELKGMFVDLNSMPDALPALSVAACKASGETLLGNVEQARIKETDRIAVMCSELSKMGASVREHPDGLVIQHSTLKGAHVSGHDDHRVVMALALAGMNAEGETVIDSAEAAAVTYPTFVEDFKALGADIQILES is encoded by the coding sequence ATGAAATGGATAGTGCGCCCCTCAAAACTTAACGGTACTCTTGAGGTACCGCCTTCGAAATCTCATACTATACGAGCATTACTTATCAGCGCTTTGGCAAACGGTACTTCAACCATCAGGAAACCACTGTTAACCGGCGACGGTGGATCTGCTGTAAAGGCAGCCCGCGCCCTTGGGGCCTATGTGGAGAGCAAAGATTCTCAGCTAACGGTAGATGGTATTGCGGGTGATTTTAACGGTGGAGATGAACTTTTTGACATGGGTAATTCAGGTACCGGAACCACTCTTTTTGCATCCGCAGCAGCACTTGGACACAAACTGAGGCGTTTTGACGGTGATAATTCTTTGCGGTCAAGACCCATAAAGCCCCTGTTGGAATCCCTGGCAAATCTTGGCGCTTCCTACACAATAGAATCAGAAAACCAGGAACTTCCCTTTACCATTCAGGGACCGCTTAAGGGCGGCAAAACCGTAGTAGATGGAATCTCTTCGCAGTTTGTATCCAGTCTCCTTCTGGCGTGCCCTCTAATTAAAAATAATACTCACCTGACAGTCTCTAATATTCATGAACAACCCTATATAGAAATAACACTCTGGTGGTTAAGAAAGCTTGGAATAGAATTCGAACATTCACAAAACCTTACTTCCTTTATAATCACCGGTGGACAGCAGTATGAACCTGTTGACATTACCGTTCCGGCTGATTTCTCCTCGGCTACATTTGCCGCTGTTGCGGGGGTAGTAACAAATGGGGAGTTAAAATTAACCGGACTTGATTTTTCGGATCCTCAGGGTGATAAGGATGTATTTAAAGTCCTTACTGAAATGGGTGCGGATGTAAGAATAGAACAGCAAGTAGCCGTAAGCAACAGCAGAGAACTAAAGGGGATGTTTGTTGACCTGAACAGTATGCCCGATGCTCTGCCGGCCCTTTCTGTGGCAGCCTGTAAGGCTTCCGGCGAAACACTGCTTGGCAATGTAGAACAGGCGCGAATCAAAGAGACCGACAGAATAGCAGTAATGTGCAGTGAGCTGAGCAAAATGGGTGCATCTGTCAGAGAACATCCGGATGGTCTTGTGATTCAGCACAGCACTCTTAAAGGAGCTCATGTCAGTGGGCATGATGATCACAGGGTAGTGATGGCTCTTGCACTTGCAGGTATGAACGCAGAAGGTGAAACTGTTATCGACAGCGCGGAAGCCGCCGCAGTAACCTATCCGACATTTGTAGAGGATTTTAAAGCTCTTGGAGCAGATATCCAAATACTTGAGTCCTGA
- the aroE gene encoding shikimate dehydrogenase yields MNSFIDGTTRSICLLGYPVEHSISPLFQNYALRSLKLPFVYIPLSVSPQSLHNAVYMLRSNSFAGANVTIPHKESVLKYCDKISQLSARTKTVNTLYFNDGRLLGTTTDSEGFFRSLQYAGHKSNDDTIVILGNGGTARTLACAIALEKCCKRLSLAGRSFEKVSRLANSVSDETGFSIDAYSLSDPAFKNVLSECTLLVNCTSVGMYPNVDNSPLDKSCFHSGMTVFDCIYNPRKTLFLSDAESAGCRIINGLGMLLFQGLASFKLWTGKEVPEHLFDLDELQELVSNS; encoded by the coding sequence ATGAATAGTTTTATTGATGGTACAACCCGTAGTATATGTCTGCTGGGCTACCCTGTGGAGCATTCAATCTCTCCTTTGTTTCAAAACTATGCGCTACGCTCACTAAAGCTTCCCTTTGTCTACATTCCTTTAAGCGTTTCACCTCAGTCGTTACACAACGCTGTCTATATGCTGCGCTCAAACTCCTTTGCCGGGGCAAATGTTACTATCCCGCACAAAGAATCTGTTCTAAAGTACTGTGATAAAATCTCCCAACTTTCTGCCCGTACCAAAACAGTGAATACTCTCTATTTTAATGATGGTAGATTACTGGGCACGACTACCGATTCAGAAGGGTTTTTCAGATCTCTTCAATATGCCGGGCATAAGTCAAATGATGATACCATTGTTATACTTGGAAACGGAGGCACAGCCCGAACCCTTGCCTGCGCGATTGCTTTGGAGAAGTGCTGTAAGAGATTATCACTTGCAGGCAGATCGTTTGAAAAGGTAAGTCGGTTGGCAAACAGCGTTTCGGATGAAACCGGGTTTTCAATTGACGCATACTCATTGTCTGATCCCGCGTTTAAGAATGTGTTATCGGAGTGCACATTACTTGTTAATTGCACAAGTGTGGGGATGTATCCCAACGTAGACAATTCACCCCTTGATAAAAGTTGTTTTCACTCCGGGATGACAGTATTCGATTGTATTTATAACCCCCGTAAGACACTTTTTCTTAGTGATGCCGAATCTGCGGGCTGTAGAATAATAAACGGTCTTGGTATGCTTCTTTTTCAGGGGCTTGCAAGTTTTAAATTATGGACCGGAAAAGAGGTTCCTGAGCACCTGTTTGATCTTGATGAGCTTCAGGAACTTGTCTCAAATAGTTAA
- a CDS encoding diguanylate cyclase: MDSKKEKIEGRMKNEEISSIEDTNLNIDAISNLKKLTDQRFIEIVSGDIVDHIQNDEYLLDSIGKKPGTYYKDLILALIQIHLPEEEAKSDWKEILKHKYTMSESLGRNVGIHVATLDYYTNIKKLLTTPKIVNVHEYMDTASRAITDDLTKAYNRHFFEDEFKKLFTQAKSTGKVFSVIMLDLDHFKLFNDLNGHIQGDIALIEVVRILHAVCSKDDTVCRYGGEEFSILLPSQSLNLALKTAENIRQALYDYRFVNEQVLPNGRLCASLGVTTYREDIATPQEMIEEADVALYRAKNSGRNRVKAFLGEQVI; this comes from the coding sequence ATGGATAGCAAAAAGGAAAAAATTGAGGGCCGGATGAAAAATGAAGAGATTTCATCTATTGAAGATACCAATTTAAATATAGATGCCATATCAAACTTAAAAAAACTTACCGACCAAAGATTTATAGAAATAGTCAGTGGTGATATAGTAGACCACATCCAAAATGATGAATACCTTCTCGATTCAATAGGAAAGAAACCAGGTACCTATTACAAAGACCTTATTCTTGCCCTCATTCAGATTCACCTACCCGAGGAGGAAGCTAAAAGTGACTGGAAGGAGATCTTAAAACACAAGTACACCATGAGTGAGAGTCTTGGGAGAAATGTAGGGATACATGTAGCTACTCTCGACTACTACACCAATATCAAAAAACTGCTCACAACTCCAAAAATCGTTAATGTACATGAGTACATGGATACTGCAAGCAGAGCAATCACCGATGATCTTACCAAAGCCTATAACAGACACTTTTTTGAAGATGAGTTCAAAAAGTTGTTCACTCAGGCCAAAAGTACCGGTAAGGTTTTTTCTGTTATAATGCTGGATCTCGACCACTTTAAGCTTTTTAATGACCTAAACGGGCACATTCAGGGTGATATCGCACTTATAGAAGTGGTGAGGATACTGCACGCGGTGTGCTCCAAAGATGATACCGTGTGCCGCTACGGAGGAGAGGAGTTTTCGATCCTTCTGCCTTCACAATCTTTGAATCTTGCGCTTAAGACCGCAGAAAACATCCGTCAGGCGCTCTATGATTATCGCTTCGTTAATGAGCAGGTGCTTCCCAACGGTCGGCTGTGTGCATCACTGGGAGTTACCACCTACAGAGAAGACATAGCCACCCCTCAGGAGATGATCGAGGAGGCCGATGTGGCACTGTACCGGGCAAAAAACAGTGGTCGTAACAGAGTTAAAGCATTTCTTGGAGAGCAGGTGATCTGA
- a CDS encoding sigma-70 family RNA polymerase sigma factor, whose translation MLHEDKATSGGEKGNPQKVKKMPKKDKKPNYSDPTWIYLNNLGRVPLMSRGQEVQHSILMRFAQYKLLDSAFRDPEILQFIFRIGDQLEKGSIDCSDVLRLEEQHVKNPAKIEELEDAFFDTLDQLKSVNTELSSLKEKIKDKTPSESEKRKLQQLEDFYIDRCQQLKLNSRQTKDILEKFKERLFASKDESLIENFSYWEEMRNQAKCAIIEANVRLVVSVAKRYIHRGLEISDLIQEGNKGLITAVDNFDYRKGYKFSTYAIWWVRQAINRAIHEKSKTIHLPATTFDLVTKVEHFIRKWHLQHGTQPRIEEIAEGLKCPIEKVEIALECAANPISLDMEVGSEDGSTIGEYIEDTRCEDPFGRLSLNSLRKHITLVLQSLDHKERETVIMRFGLDDGQIKTLNEIGKKLKLTNERVRQIEIKALRKLKQSSRAQELEPWKEDFEMIEDEEMF comes from the coding sequence GTGCTACACGAAGATAAAGCAACCAGTGGCGGAGAAAAGGGTAATCCACAAAAGGTCAAAAAGATGCCCAAAAAGGATAAAAAACCAAACTACAGTGATCCTACCTGGATTTACCTCAATAACCTGGGGCGTGTTCCTTTGATGAGCAGAGGCCAGGAGGTCCAGCACTCAATACTGATGCGCTTTGCTCAGTACAAGCTGCTCGATTCCGCTTTCAGAGACCCGGAAATACTGCAGTTTATCTTCAGAATCGGCGATCAACTGGAAAAAGGCAGTATAGATTGCAGTGATGTGCTGCGCTTAGAGGAGCAGCATGTTAAAAATCCTGCTAAAATTGAAGAGCTGGAAGATGCCTTTTTTGATACACTCGATCAGTTAAAAAGCGTAAATACAGAGCTAAGTAGCTTAAAGGAAAAGATAAAAGACAAAACCCCCTCTGAGAGTGAAAAGAGGAAACTTCAACAGCTTGAAGATTTCTATATCGACCGTTGTCAGCAACTCAAGCTCAATTCCAGACAAACCAAAGATATTCTTGAGAAATTCAAAGAGCGTCTTTTTGCGAGCAAGGATGAAAGTCTTATCGAAAACTTCTCCTACTGGGAGGAGATGAGAAATCAGGCCAAATGCGCAATAATCGAGGCCAATGTGCGACTGGTGGTCAGTGTAGCCAAGCGCTATATTCACCGGGGTCTTGAGATCAGCGATCTGATTCAGGAGGGAAACAAGGGCCTTATCACTGCAGTGGATAATTTTGATTACCGCAAGGGCTACAAGTTTTCCACCTATGCGATCTGGTGGGTTCGTCAGGCAATCAATCGTGCGATACACGAGAAATCAAAAACAATACACCTTCCTGCCACGACCTTTGACCTTGTGACCAAAGTTGAGCATTTTATCCGAAAATGGCACCTTCAGCACGGCACCCAGCCCAGAATCGAGGAGATAGCCGAGGGGCTTAAGTGCCCGATTGAGAAGGTAGAGATCGCCCTTGAATGCGCAGCAAACCCCATTTCGCTGGACATGGAGGTAGGTAGTGAAGATGGCTCTACCATAGGGGAGTATATTGAAGATACCCGCTGCGAAGACCCTTTTGGCAGACTATCGCTCAACAGCCTTCGAAAACATATAACCCTCGTTCTTCAAAGCCTCGATCACAAAGAGCGCGAAACGGTAATTATGCGTTTTGGCCTGGATGATGGGCAAATAAAGACCCTCAATGAGATTGGTAAAAAACTAAAACTTACCAACGAACGGGTTCGGCAGATAGAGATAAAGGCGCTCAGGAAACTGAAGCAATCCAGCCGGGCACAGGAACTTGAGCCCTGGAAAGAGGATTTTGAAATGATTGAGGATGAGGAGATGTTTTAG